In Helianthus annuus cultivar XRQ/B chromosome 9, HanXRQr2.0-SUNRISE, whole genome shotgun sequence, the following are encoded in one genomic region:
- the LOC110904950 gene encoding F-box protein At1g47056: protein MGQSSSHSPSPPRSTSILRRSTTLPPSSSAQSETITATGSYIDYSSEIPDDCLALIFQFLNSGDRKRCSLVSKRWLLVEGQSRNRLALNAQAEFIPFISSMFSRFDSVTKLSLRCDRRSVSVDDNGLILISFRCRKLTRLKLRGCREVTDIGMAALGKNCKELKKFSCGSCMFGPKGMNAFLDNCSSLEELSVKRLRGVTDAGATEPIGVGSAATNLKSIHLKELYNGQLFTPLIYGAKKLKTLKLIRCLGDWDRVLETVAGSDVSDNSLVEVHLERVQVSDVGLLALSNCSGLEILHIVKTPDCTDAGVIAVAGRCKYLRKVHIDGWKTNRIGHDALITIARHSVNLQELVLIGINPSSISLEQIAMNCKRLERLALCGSETVADGEIACIASKCVALKKLCIKGCPVSDEGIEAFAWGCPNLVKIKVKKCKNVTGEIGDWLRARRGSLVVTLDVEAENVDASASESGAQEDPVEFPATVSLVAATQPEPLATSSSGRGSVFKSRFGLFGGRGLVGCTFRRWSSGNSSSNGSS, encoded by the coding sequence aTGGGCCAATCCTCCTCCCATTCACCGTCGCCGCCACGGTCAACGTCAATCCTCCGCCGGTCAACCACTCTCCCACCCTCCTCCTCTGCCCAATCAGAAACCATTACCGCAACCGGTTCTTACATCGACTATAGTTCCGAAATTCCGGACGATTGTTTAGCCCTAATTTTCCAATTTCTAAACTCCGGCGACCGGAAACGCTGCTCGCTGGTATCCAAACGATGGCTACTAGTCGAAGGCCAGAGCCGCAACCGTCTCGCACTCAACGCACAAGCGGAATTCATCCCGTTCATATCCTCAATGTTTTCACGGTTCGATTCCGTTACAAAACTCTCTCTCCGATGCGACCGTAGATCCGTTAGCGTAGACGATAACGGTTTAATTTTAATATCTTTCCGGTGCCGGAAACTCACGCGGTTGAAACTCCGTGGATGCCGTGAAGTTACCGATATAGGTATGGCAGCGTTAGGTAAAAACTGTAAGGAGTTGAAGAAGTTTTCGTGTGGATCTTGTATGTTTGGGCCTAAAGGTATGAATGCGTTTTTGGATAACTGTTCTTCTCTTGAAGAACTTTCGGTTAAGCGGTTACGTGGCGTAACCGACGCTGGAGCCACAGAGCCGATTGGTGTCGGCTCCGCTGCTACGAATTTAAAATCGATACATCTTAAGGAGCTTTATAACGGTCAGTTGTTCACACCGTTGATTTACGGTGCAAAGAAGCTGAAGACGTTGAAGTTGATTCGGTGTTTAGGCGATTGGGATAGGGTTTTGGAAACTGTTGCTGGTTCGGATGTTTCGGATAATTCGTTAGTTGAAGTGCATTTGGAGAGAGTTCAAGTGAGTGATGTAGGTCTTTTGGCGCTATCGAATTGTTCGGGTTTGGAAATATTGCATATTGTTAAGACTCCGGATTGTACGGATGCTGGAGTGATTGCGGTGGCTGGGCGGTGTAAGTACTTGAGGAAGGTTCATATTGATGGGTGGAAGACGAATAGGATAGGGCATGATGCGTTAATAACGATTGCAAGGCATAGTGTGAATCTTCAGGAGCTGGTTTTGATTGGGATTAATCCGAGCTCGATAAGTTTGGAACAAATTGCTATGAATTGTAAGAGATTGGAGCGATTAGCGTTGTGTGGGAGTGAGACGGTAGCGGATGGTGAGATTGCATGTATTGCATCAAAATGTGTTGCATTGAAGAAGCTTTGTATTAAGGGATGTCCTGTGTCTGATGAAGGGATTGAGGCTTTTGCTTGGGGGTGTCCGAATTTGGTAAAGATTAAGGTAAAGAAGTGTAAGAATGTTACGGGCGAAATTGGGGATTGGCTGCGCGCTAGGAGGGGATCGTTGGTTGTTACTTTGGATGTTGAAGCGGAAAATGTGGATGCAAGCGCGAGTGAAAGTGGCGCACAAGAAGACCCTGTGGAGTTTCCTGCTACGGTGAGCCTTGTGGCTGCTACTCAACCTGAGCCACTGGCAACAAGCTCTAGTGGTCGAGGGTCTGTTTTCAAGTCGCGGTTTGGGCTTTTCGGTGGCAGGGGTCTTGTGGGTTGCACTTTCAGGAGGTGGTCAAGTGGTAACAGTAGTTCCAATGGTAGCTCGTGA